A genomic window from Quercus lobata isolate SW786 chromosome 10, ValleyOak3.0 Primary Assembly, whole genome shotgun sequence includes:
- the LOC115965444 gene encoding myrcene synthase, chloroplastic-like, producing MADSNTSNNSIIVRRSANYQPPIWGYDYIQSLRNKYVGETCTGQSNMLKEHVRMMLSKVVDPLEQLELIDILQRLVLSHHFDGEIKRILEDLYNNDQSGDTWRKENLYSTALKFRLLRQYGYNISQGVFNIFKDERGKFKACLFEETKGILSLYEASFLLTESENMLEELRNFATKHLQEYVKHNRDKTLFAMVTYALELPLHWRIIKFETRWFIDIYRSREDMNPILLKLAEMDFNMVQAVHQEDLKQVSRWWKNTKLGENLIFARDRPMEIFFWSVGMIDQPQFGCCRVNLTKLGSLLTIVDDLYDIYGTLDELKLFTDAIERWDINAMDQLPDYMKICFLTIYNFVNEMAFDPLNEQGFHIIRHLKKAWADLCRSDLLEAKWYYSGYIPSLEEYLENAWITITTPVILMHAYFMVTNPITKEALDCLEEYPKIFYWSSMILRLTDDLGTSANELKRGDVPKSIQCYMNETGASEKDAREYVKSLISTAWNKLNEERVASSPFYQTFIEIAMNLARMGHFMYQYGDGLGDADRKTKDTVLSLLIQPIPHSRMSSSNSNTTANLNIN from the exons ATGGCGGACAGCAATACTTCAAATAATTCCATTATTGTTCGGCGATCAGCAAATTACCAACCTCCCATTTGGGGCTATGATTACATCCAGTCATTGAGAAACAAATATGtg GGAGAAACTTGCACTGGACAAAGTAATATGTTGAAGGAACATGTGAGGATGATGCTTTCCAAAGTGGTGGATCCTTTAGAGCAACTCGAGCTAATAGATATCTTGCAAAGACTTGTATTATCTCATCACTTCGATGGAGAGATAAAGAGAATATTGGAAGATCTATACAACAATGATCAAAGTGGTGATACGTGGAGGAAGGAGAATTTATATTCCACAGCTCTTAAATTTAGGCTCCTAAGACAGTATGGATATAACATCTCTCAAG gagttttcaatattttcaaggATGAGAGAGGGAAATTCAAGGCATGCCTTTTTGAGGAAACGAAGGGTATACTATCCTTGTATGAAGCATCATTCCTTTTGACAGAAAGTGAGAATATGTTGGAGGAATTGAGAAATTTCGCAACCAAGCACCTCCAAGAATATGTCAAGCATAACAGAGATAAAACTCTTTTTGCTATGGTGACTTATGCCTTAGAGCTTCCATTGCATTGGAGAATAATAAAGTTTGAAACAAGGTGGTTTATTGATATATATAGGAGTAGAGAAGACATGAACCCTATCTTACTTAAGCTTGCAGAAATGGATTTCAACATGGTGCAAGCAGTCCACCAAGAAGATCTAAAACAAGTGTCAAG GTGGTGGAAGAACACTAAGCTTggagaaaatttgatatttgcaAGGGATAGGCCAATGGAGATTTTCTTCTGGTCAGTGGGTATGATAGATCAACCTCAGTTTGGGTGTTGTAGGGTAAATTTAACAAAGTTGGGTTCATTGTTAACAATAGTAGATGATCTTTATGACATATATGGAACTTTGGATGAACTCAAGCTCTTCACAGATGCCATTGAGAG ATGGGACATCAATGCAATGGATCAACTTCCAGATTATATGAAGATATGTTTCCTCACTATCTACAACTTTGTTAATGAAATGGCTTTTGATCCCCTTAACGAACAAGGATTTCACATCATTCGGCACTTGAAAAAAGCG TGGGCAGATTTATGTAGATCTGATTTGTTGGAGGCAAAGTGGTACTACAGTGGATATATACCAAGCCTTGAAGAATACCTTGAGAATGCATGGATTACAATAACAACACCGGTTATACTAATGCATGCTTACTTTATGGTCACCAATCCAATAACGAAGGAAGCCTTGGATTGCTTGGAAGAGTACCCCAAAATATTCTATTGGTCATCAATGATTCTACGACTTACAGATGATCTTGGAACATCTGCA AATGAATTAAAAAGAGGTGACGTTCCAAAATCAATCCAATGTTACATGAATGAAACTGGTGCTAGTGAAAAAGACGCTCGTGAGTATGTGAAGTCTTTGATTAGTACAGCATGGAATAAGTTAAACGAAGAGAGAGTTGCGAGTTCTCCATTCTATCaaacatttattgaaattgCAATGAACCTTGCAAGGATGGGTCATTTCATGTACCAATATGGAGATGGGTTGGGTGATGCAGACCGAAAAACTAAAGATACTGTATTATCGTTACTTATTCAGCCCATTCCTCACTCCAGGATGTCTTCTAGCAATTCAAATACTACAGCAAACTTGAACATCAATTAA